In the genome of Vidua macroura isolate BioBank_ID:100142 chromosome 19, ASM2450914v1, whole genome shotgun sequence, one region contains:
- the RAB37 gene encoding ras-related protein Rab-37 isoform X3, whose product MEARAAGPGGDGYNEALLHKTILVGDSGVGKTSLLVQFDQGKFIPGSFSATVGIGFTVMLLGDSGVGKTCFLLQFKDGAFLSGTFIATVGIDFRNKVVTVDGVKVKLQIWDTAGQERFRSVTHAYYRDAQALLLLYDITSKMSFDNIRAWLTEIHEYAQKDVVIMLLGNKADVSSERAVRTEDGASLAREYGVPFMETSAKTGMNVELAFLAIAKELKQRAVQPLDEPHFQIHDYIESQKKKSSCCAFS is encoded by the exons ACAATCCTGGTTGGAGACAGTGGCGTGGGGAAAACATCACTGCTGGTCCAGTTTGACCAGGGCAAGTTCATTCCTGGCTCCTTCTCTGCCACCGTGGGCATTGGGTTTACG GTGATGTTACTTGGAGACTCGGGCGTGGGGAAAACCTGCTTCTTGCTTCAGTTCAAAGACGGGGCCTTTCTCTCCGGGACGTTCATAGCCACCGTGGGCATAGATTTCCGG AACAAAGTGGTGACCGTGGATGGTGTGAAGGTGAAGTTGCAG ATCTGGgacacagcaggacaggagcgTTTCCGCAGCGTCACCCATGCCTATTACCGGGATGCCCAAG ccctgctcctgctctacGATATCACCAGCAAGATGTCCTTTGACAACATCCGT GCCTGGCTGACGGAGATCCATGAATACGCCCAGAAGGACGTGGTCATCATGTTGCTGGGCAATAAG GCTGATGTGAGCAGTGAGAGAGCTGTGAGGACGGAGGATGGAGCATCACTGGCCAGG GAGTATGGAGTGCCTTTCATGGAGACGAGTGCCAAGACAGGCATGAACGTGGAGCTGGCCTTCCTGGCCATTGCCAA GGAGCTGAAGCAGCGCGCGGTGCAGCCTCTGGATGAGCCTCACTTCCAGATCCACGATTACATCGAGtcacagaagaagaaatccagCTGCTGTGCCTTCTCCTG
- the RAB37 gene encoding ras-related protein Rab-37 isoform X1 encodes MGDPDGATGNETPEGSGEPPKSSGDPPALSRDYELSGKVMLLGDSGVGKTCFLLQFKDGAFLSGTFIATVGIDFRNKVVTVDGVKVKLQIWDTAGQERFRSVTHAYYRDAQALLLLYDITSKMSFDNIRAWLTEIHEYAQKDVVIMLLGNKADVSSERAVRTEDGASLAREYGVPFMETSAKTGMNVELAFLAIAKELKQRAVQPLDEPHFQIHDYIESQKKKSSCCAFS; translated from the exons ATGGGCGACCCCGATGGGGCAACGGGGAACGAGACCCCGGAGGGGAGCGGGGAACCCCCGAAGAGCAGCGGGGATCCCCCGGCGCTGTCCCGGGATTACGAACTGTCCGGCAAG GTGATGTTACTTGGAGACTCGGGCGTGGGGAAAACCTGCTTCTTGCTTCAGTTCAAAGACGGGGCCTTTCTCTCCGGGACGTTCATAGCCACCGTGGGCATAGATTTCCGG AACAAAGTGGTGACCGTGGATGGTGTGAAGGTGAAGTTGCAG ATCTGGgacacagcaggacaggagcgTTTCCGCAGCGTCACCCATGCCTATTACCGGGATGCCCAAG ccctgctcctgctctacGATATCACCAGCAAGATGTCCTTTGACAACATCCGT GCCTGGCTGACGGAGATCCATGAATACGCCCAGAAGGACGTGGTCATCATGTTGCTGGGCAATAAG GCTGATGTGAGCAGTGAGAGAGCTGTGAGGACGGAGGATGGAGCATCACTGGCCAGG GAGTATGGAGTGCCTTTCATGGAGACGAGTGCCAAGACAGGCATGAACGTGGAGCTGGCCTTCCTGGCCATTGCCAA GGAGCTGAAGCAGCGCGCGGTGCAGCCTCTGGATGAGCCTCACTTCCAGATCCACGATTACATCGAGtcacagaagaagaaatccagCTGCTGTGCCTTCTCCTG
- the RAB37 gene encoding ras-related protein Rab-37 isoform X2, with product MEARAAGPGGDGYNEALLHKTILVGDSGVGKTSLLVQFDQGKFIPGSFSATVGIGFTNKVVTVDGVKVKLQIWDTAGQERFRSVTHAYYRDAQALLLLYDITSKMSFDNIRAWLTEIHEYAQKDVVIMLLGNKADVSSERAVRTEDGASLAREYGVPFMETSAKTGMNVELAFLAIAKELKQRAVQPLDEPHFQIHDYIESQKKKSSCCAFS from the exons ACAATCCTGGTTGGAGACAGTGGCGTGGGGAAAACATCACTGCTGGTCCAGTTTGACCAGGGCAAGTTCATTCCTGGCTCCTTCTCTGCCACCGTGGGCATTGGGTTTACG AACAAAGTGGTGACCGTGGATGGTGTGAAGGTGAAGTTGCAG ATCTGGgacacagcaggacaggagcgTTTCCGCAGCGTCACCCATGCCTATTACCGGGATGCCCAAG ccctgctcctgctctacGATATCACCAGCAAGATGTCCTTTGACAACATCCGT GCCTGGCTGACGGAGATCCATGAATACGCCCAGAAGGACGTGGTCATCATGTTGCTGGGCAATAAG GCTGATGTGAGCAGTGAGAGAGCTGTGAGGACGGAGGATGGAGCATCACTGGCCAGG GAGTATGGAGTGCCTTTCATGGAGACGAGTGCCAAGACAGGCATGAACGTGGAGCTGGCCTTCCTGGCCATTGCCAA GGAGCTGAAGCAGCGCGCGGTGCAGCCTCTGGATGAGCCTCACTTCCAGATCCACGATTACATCGAGtcacagaagaagaaatccagCTGCTGTGCCTTCTCCTG